One stretch of Pirellulales bacterium DNA includes these proteins:
- a CDS encoding YHS domain-containing protein yields the protein MKTRIALAGLVASALLLTQALIAADNAADATFKAKCPVSGKDAKESSTLTFMGGKVQFCCDNCPKAFKADDKKMAAKAALQMLGTGQLKQTACPISGKACNPEQTAMIDGVKVGFCCPNCKGAVEKADDKVAKALGGDLAKCCTAQTTCPVSNKPINPAASVVYQGQKVYFCCENCPAAFEKDPAKFASKLPQLAK from the coding sequence ATGAAGACTCGTATCGCATTGGCGGGCCTCGTTGCTTCGGCCCTGTTGTTGACGCAAGCCCTGATCGCCGCTGACAACGCGGCGGACGCCACCTTCAAGGCCAAGTGCCCCGTCTCGGGCAAGGACGCGAAGGAATCGTCGACGCTCACGTTCATGGGCGGCAAGGTTCAGTTCTGCTGCGACAACTGCCCGAAGGCTTTCAAGGCCGACGACAAGAAGATGGCCGCCAAGGCCGCTCTGCAGATGTTGGGCACCGGCCAGTTGAAGCAGACCGCTTGCCCGATCAGTGGCAAGGCGTGCAATCCCGAGCAGACGGCGATGATCGACGGCGTGAAGGTCGGCTTCTGCTGCCCGAATTGCAAAGGCGCCGTGGAAAAGGCCGACGATAAAGTTGCCAAGGCCCTCGGCGGCGATCTGGCCAAGTGCTGCACGGCCCAGACCACCTGCCCGGTGAGCAACAAGCCGATCAACCCGGCCGCCTCGGTCGTGTATCAGGGTCAGAAGGTTTACTTCTGCTGCGAAAACTGCCCGGCCGCCTTTGAGAAGGATCCGGCGAAGTTCGCGTCGAAGCTGCCGCAACTGGCCAAGTAA
- a CDS encoding cytochrome c: MSLRARNLSAVGTFLILATFFPHVASCSADEPAGCDAKGPIARAVASTDADAAARGYQLLRGKPYLPAEFPASAFDNIWRAWPSALQGAAKEATPEERRKMALSRYGLIEAPEDPAGIPMAYISDGRGGWSLTCLSCHGGKVAGRSMPGLGNSHFAFTTLTHEVMRAWMLAGGKPAPWQLSRLTAYLGASNGTIDAQVFSIQLTALRDDDMNVHFDAQMPPFAHHDLDAPPLWNVKKKKRLYIDGFAEKSPRTIMQFALYPENDSATIKGWEEDFRDILAWIESLEAPKYPFEIDKELAARGEPIFRRACAECHGTYGPAGEYPEKRVPIDVVNTDPVRLTGMPAEHRRRFGVGWLGEDGKRTAVEKPEGYVAPPLDGVWASAPYLHNGSVPTLWHLFHSDSRPVVWLRTEDGYDQTRVGLEVTTLDDLPAAAKDAAEKRRYFDTRLSSKSAAGHTFPDDLAEDEKQAVMEYLKTL; this comes from the coding sequence ATGTCACTCCGGGCGCGAAATCTGTCTGCGGTCGGCACATTCCTCATTCTCGCGACTTTTTTTCCGCATGTCGCTAGCTGCTCGGCCGATGAGCCCGCGGGGTGCGATGCGAAGGGACCAATCGCTCGGGCGGTTGCATCGACGGACGCGGACGCCGCCGCGCGCGGTTACCAACTGCTGCGCGGCAAGCCGTACCTGCCTGCGGAATTTCCAGCCTCGGCGTTCGACAATATCTGGCGGGCCTGGCCCTCGGCTCTGCAGGGTGCGGCCAAGGAGGCGACCCCCGAAGAACGGCGCAAGATGGCCCTCTCGCGTTACGGATTGATCGAGGCACCCGAGGATCCGGCCGGCATTCCGATGGCCTATATCAGCGACGGTCGCGGCGGATGGTCGTTGACGTGCCTGTCGTGCCACGGCGGCAAGGTCGCGGGCCGCTCGATGCCGGGCCTCGGCAACTCGCACTTCGCCTTCACGACACTCACGCACGAAGTGATGCGCGCGTGGATGCTGGCCGGCGGCAAGCCCGCGCCGTGGCAGTTGAGTCGTTTGACGGCCTACTTGGGCGCAAGCAACGGCACCATCGACGCGCAAGTGTTCAGCATTCAGCTCACGGCGCTTCGCGACGATGACATGAACGTTCACTTCGACGCGCAGATGCCACCCTTTGCGCATCACGACCTCGACGCGCCCCCTTTGTGGAACGTGAAGAAGAAAAAGCGATTGTATATCGACGGCTTTGCCGAGAAGTCGCCGCGCACGATCATGCAGTTCGCGCTCTACCCGGAAAATGACTCGGCCACGATCAAGGGATGGGAAGAGGATTTTCGCGACATCCTGGCCTGGATCGAATCGCTTGAGGCGCCGAAATATCCGTTCGAGATCGACAAGGAGCTTGCCGCCCGGGGCGAACCGATTTTTCGCCGCGCCTGCGCGGAATGTCATGGCACTTACGGGCCGGCCGGAGAATATCCTGAAAAGCGCGTGCCCATCGATGTCGTGAACACCGACCCGGTGCGTTTGACCGGCATGCCAGCGGAACATCGCCGTCGTTTTGGGGTCGGCTGGCTGGGCGAGGACGGAAAACGCACTGCCGTCGAAAAGCCTGAGGGCTACGTGGCTCCGCCGCTGGATGGCGTCTGGGCCTCGGCTCCGTACCTGCACAATGGCTCGGTGCCGACCTTATGGCATTTGTTTCATTCTGATTCGCGCCCTGTCGTCTGGCTGCGCACCGAAGACGGCTACGACCAGACGCGCGTCGGTCTGGAAGTAACAACTCTCGACGATCTGCCTGCGGCGGCCAAGGACGCGGCCGAGAAGCGTCGTTATTTCGACACGCGCCTGTCCAGCAAAAGCGCGGCGGGCCACACCTTTCCCGACGACCTGGCCGAGGACGAAAAGCAGGCCGTCATGGAGTACCTGAAGACACTTTGA